One genomic window of Meiothermus sp. CFH 77666 includes the following:
- a CDS encoding ABC transporter substrate-binding protein, whose amino-acid sequence MKLLKAVGLIAAISLGSALAQDRTQTLIYGGDWSDLITMDPQVSYEFSGGLVTDNLYETLVKYEGADLSTLKPGLAESWKVDRGRDTWDITFRLRRGSKFSSGNEVTAKDVVYTFERALAIKGPGSFLFTEIAQLKPGATRAVDNYTVVVSIPKTASPGSFLSILTFNIGGIVDSETVQKNAKGNDFGKEWLTNNSAGSGPFRLVRWDRGSQVLLEANPNARIKPKLQRVILREIKEPAVLRTALESGEIDIAEGLTPEALRALSNNPRFRTFKADSLRLNYLGMNVKEGSPFANKLVRDAVRYSINQDELVNGLVQGNGTKIQTLIPKGLLGYDPRTPYTFDPARAKRLLAQAGYPNGLEFELLVSTGICGGGIPCADIAAKIQSDLAKGGLKANVKAIANAEVLRTYRAQNHQMVLVGWSPDFPDPDGNATPWADFNARSLAWRNVWNDPTAIRLANQAALETEPAKRVALYRLLTDYVLKNGPYAVLYQPAVPLGLSVKVEGYVRNAQGQVRFENISKLP is encoded by the coding sequence ATGAAGCTTTTAAAAGCAGTGGGGCTTATAGCGGCTATAAGCCTGGGCAGTGCCCTGGCACAAGACCGCACCCAGACCCTGATTTATGGTGGGGACTGGTCCGACCTGATCACCATGGATCCGCAGGTGTCTTACGAATTCTCGGGTGGTCTGGTCACCGACAACCTGTACGAAACCCTGGTCAAGTACGAGGGGGCCGACCTCTCTACCCTGAAGCCAGGTCTGGCCGAAAGCTGGAAGGTGGATCGGGGCCGGGATACCTGGGACATCACCTTCCGCTTGCGCCGGGGCAGCAAGTTTTCCAGCGGCAACGAAGTAACGGCCAAGGACGTGGTGTACACCTTTGAACGGGCCCTGGCGATTAAGGGGCCGGGCTCTTTCCTGTTTACCGAAATTGCCCAGCTCAAGCCGGGGGCCACCAGGGCCGTGGATAACTACACGGTGGTGGTTAGCATTCCCAAAACCGCCTCGCCGGGCTCCTTCCTTTCGATTCTGACGTTCAACATCGGCGGTATCGTGGACTCCGAAACGGTGCAGAAAAACGCCAAGGGCAACGACTTTGGCAAGGAATGGCTCACCAATAACTCGGCAGGCTCGGGCCCCTTCCGTCTGGTGCGTTGGGATCGGGGGTCGCAGGTGCTTTTGGAAGCCAACCCCAATGCCCGCATCAAGCCCAAGCTGCAACGGGTGATTCTGCGCGAGATCAAGGAACCGGCGGTTTTGCGTACGGCCCTCGAGTCGGGCGAGATTGACATTGCCGAAGGGTTGACCCCCGAGGCTTTGCGGGCGCTATCCAATAACCCTCGCTTCCGCACCTTCAAAGCCGACAGCTTGCGCCTGAACTACCTGGGCATGAACGTCAAGGAAGGCAGCCCCTTCGCTAACAAACTGGTACGCGATGCGGTGCGCTACAGCATCAACCAGGACGAGCTGGTGAACGGGCTGGTGCAGGGCAACGGTACCAAGATCCAGACCTTGATTCCCAAGGGCCTGCTGGGCTACGACCCCCGTACTCCATATACCTTTGACCCAGCAAGGGCCAAGCGCTTGCTGGCCCAGGCCGGGTATCCGAATGGCCTCGAGTTCGAACTCCTGGTCAGCACAGGCATCTGCGGGGGCGGTATCCCCTGCGCGGACATCGCCGCCAAGATTCAGTCTGACCTGGCCAAGGGCGGCCTGAAGGCCAACGTGAAGGCCATCGCAAACGCCGAAGTGCTGCGTACCTACCGGGCCCAGAACCACCAGATGGTGCTGGTCGGCTGGAGCCCCGACTTCCCCGACCCCGACGGCAACGCCACCCCCTGGGCCGACTTCAACGCCCGCAGTCTGGCTTGGCGCAACGTCTGGAACGATCCCACTGCCATCAGGCTGGCCAACCAGGCCGCGCTGGAAACCGAGCCGGCCAAGCGGGTTGCGCTCTATCGCCTCCTGACCGATTACGTACTCAAAAACGGCCCCTACGCGGTGCTTTACCAGCCTGCTGTTCCACTGGGCCTCTCGGTGAAGGTCGAGGGCTATGTACGCAATGCCCAGGGCCAGGTGCGTTTCGAGAACATCAGCAAGCTGCCTTGA
- a CDS encoding ABC transporter permease, with translation MFSYFVRRMFFVVFVVWGVTFATFFIANVVPIDPAIAALGDNAREEQIKEFRERYGLDRPIWQQYLIYMGRLLAGDLGNSLRTGRAVIEDLKEFFPATLELSVAAFLVMLILGVPAGILAALRQNKASDVTVRIMALIGGATPVFFLAVLLQFVLARQLDLLPVQGRLDGFTFPPPRVTGMMGIDTLLARDWAAFLDSLRHLVLPAFVLGMFSAAILARMTRATMLEILSQDYIRTARAKGVAGRAIVFRHALKNASLPILTLLGGLLGGLLSGAVLTETIFSWPGIGRYVTQSATSLDFPAVMGVTLLVGLVYALINLVVDLLYAFLDPRIRYA, from the coding sequence ATGTTTTCATACTTTGTTCGACGAATGTTTTTTGTGGTTTTTGTGGTTTGGGGCGTTACCTTTGCCACTTTCTTCATCGCCAATGTGGTGCCGATTGACCCGGCCATAGCGGCTTTGGGCGACAACGCTCGTGAAGAGCAAATAAAGGAGTTCCGCGAACGCTACGGGCTGGACAGGCCCATCTGGCAGCAGTACCTCATCTACATGGGCCGCTTGCTTGCGGGCGACCTGGGTAATTCATTGCGCACTGGACGGGCTGTAATAGAGGATCTGAAAGAGTTTTTCCCTGCGACCCTCGAGCTTTCGGTAGCCGCCTTTTTGGTGATGCTAATTTTAGGAGTGCCTGCCGGTATTCTGGCTGCTTTAAGGCAAAACAAAGCCTCCGATGTCACGGTACGAATCATGGCCCTGATTGGCGGGGCAACGCCGGTGTTTTTTCTAGCGGTACTGCTCCAGTTTGTACTTGCTCGACAACTGGATCTTTTGCCTGTGCAGGGGCGGTTGGACGGGTTTACCTTTCCACCACCCAGGGTAACCGGCATGATGGGGATAGATACCTTACTGGCCCGCGACTGGGCGGCTTTTTTAGACTCGCTGCGGCATCTGGTGCTGCCCGCTTTTGTCCTTGGAATGTTTTCGGCTGCAATTCTGGCCCGCATGACCCGTGCGACCATGCTCGAGATCCTTTCGCAAGACTATATTCGTACCGCCAGGGCCAAGGGGGTTGCTGGGCGGGCGATCGTTTTCCGCCACGCCCTCAAAAATGCCTCCCTGCCCATTCTGACTTTGCTGGGTGGCTTGCTGGGTGGTTTGCTCTCCGGTGCGGTACTGACCGAAACCATCTTTAGCTGGCCGGGCATTGGCCGCTACGTCACTCAGTCCGCGACCAGCCTGGATTTCCCCGCCGTGATGGGGGTTACGCTACTGGTAGGGTTGGTGTATGCCCTCATCAACCTGGTGGTGGACTTGCTATACGCCTTTTTGGATCCAAGAATCCGCTATGCCTGA
- the nikC gene encoding nickel transporter permease, producing MAAVVPANRPARPLRRFLRNPGGLIGLFLLVLLILVALLAPLIAPDPISQNIAQRLQPPSSAHWLGTDQLGRDVWARVAHGAGISLRVGFGVVILAVVIGVVVGLLAGTLGGAWDNLLMRLTDIFFAFPSLILAMAIAAALGPNLNNTIVAVALVSWPIYARLVRANVLALREREFVEAARALGAPWNRLMLRHLLPNTLTPVFVQASFDVGGAILTAAGLSFIGFGAQPPTPEWGAMVSETRSYIAEAIWAPTAPAIGILLTVLAFNLLGDALRDVLDPRGSD from the coding sequence ATGGCTGCTGTAGTCCCTGCCAACCGTCCTGCCCGTCCACTCCGGCGCTTCTTGCGCAACCCAGGGGGTCTGATTGGGCTTTTTTTGCTGGTGCTGCTGATTCTGGTAGCCCTGCTGGCTCCCCTCATTGCCCCCGACCCCATCAGCCAGAACATCGCCCAGCGTCTTCAGCCGCCCTCGAGCGCCCACTGGCTCGGCACCGACCAGTTGGGCCGCGATGTGTGGGCCCGGGTGGCACACGGGGCTGGAATTTCCCTTCGGGTGGGGTTTGGTGTGGTAATTCTGGCTGTGGTCATTGGGGTGGTGGTCGGTTTGCTGGCCGGCACGCTGGGGGGTGCCTGGGACAACCTGCTGATGCGTCTGACCGACATCTTTTTTGCCTTTCCCTCGCTGATTCTGGCAATGGCCATCGCAGCCGCTCTGGGGCCCAACCTGAACAACACCATCGTCGCGGTGGCGCTGGTAAGCTGGCCCATCTATGCCCGGCTAGTGCGGGCCAATGTGCTGGCCTTGCGCGAACGCGAGTTTGTGGAGGCAGCCCGCGCCCTGGGGGCCCCCTGGAACCGCCTGATGCTCCGCCACCTGTTGCCCAATACCCTCACGCCGGTTTTTGTGCAAGCCAGTTTCGATGTGGGCGGGGCCATCCTGACCGCCGCCGGCCTCTCGTTTATCGGCTTTGGAGCCCAGCCCCCCACCCCGGAATGGGGGGCCATGGTCTCCGAAACCCGCAGCTACATCGCCGAGGCCATCTGGGCGCCCACTGCGCCCGCCATCGGTATTCTGCTGACCGTGCTGGCCTTTAACCTGTTGGGCGACGCCTTGCGGGATGTGCTTGATCCGAGGGGAAGCGACTGA
- a CDS encoding methylmalonyl-CoA mutase family protein — protein sequence MQATVEHLFESLPEGYQERLGRPGQYPFTRGVYPKMYTERPWTMRQYAGFSSAEESNARYRYLLSQGQTGLSVAFDLPTQLGMDPDHPLSVGEVGKVGVSIASIEDMRTLLDGIPLDKVTTSMTINAPANMLLALYLLVAEEQGVTWDKVGGTIQNDILKEYIARGTYIYPPAPSMRLITDVFAFCGEKVPRWNTISISGYHIREAGSTAAQEIAFTLANGMAYVRAAIEAGLDVDAFAPRLSFFFASHNDILEEAAKFRAARRMWARIMRHEFNAKDPKSWMLRFHTQTGGSTLTAQEPLNNVVRTAYQALAAVLGGTQSLHTNAYDEALGLPTEKSALLALRTQQILAYESGVTHAVDPLGGSFYVEHLTDQLEAQAQDYLDQIAKLGGAVAAVEAGFFQQEIEESAWEFQRQVESGKRVIVGVNQFNNPESPLNEPTPVQKISDEVGNRRRAQIQAFRASRDGQSVGNALEALRQAARGRDNLMPYILDGFRRHATLGEICGVLREEWGEYQPSY from the coding sequence ATGCAAGCCACAGTCGAACACCTGTTTGAATCGCTGCCCGAGGGGTATCAGGAGCGCCTGGGCCGCCCTGGACAGTATCCCTTTACGCGGGGCGTCTATCCCAAGATGTACACCGAGCGCCCCTGGACCATGCGGCAGTACGCAGGCTTTAGCAGCGCCGAGGAGTCCAACGCCCGCTACCGTTACCTGCTTTCACAGGGCCAGACCGGGCTCTCGGTGGCCTTTGATCTGCCCACCCAGCTGGGGATGGATCCCGACCACCCCCTGAGCGTAGGCGAGGTCGGCAAGGTAGGGGTTTCGATTGCCTCCATCGAGGACATGCGAACCTTGCTGGATGGCATTCCGCTGGACAAGGTCACTACCAGCATGACCATCAACGCCCCGGCCAACATGCTGCTGGCGCTTTACTTGCTGGTGGCCGAAGAACAGGGCGTAACCTGGGACAAGGTGGGCGGCACCATCCAGAACGATATCCTGAAGGAATACATTGCCCGTGGCACCTATATTTATCCGCCGGCCCCTTCCATGCGGTTAATCACCGATGTTTTTGCCTTCTGTGGCGAAAAAGTACCCCGCTGGAATACCATCAGCATCTCGGGGTATCACATCCGCGAGGCGGGCTCCACCGCCGCCCAGGAAATCGCCTTCACCCTGGCCAACGGCATGGCCTATGTGCGGGCGGCCATCGAGGCCGGGCTGGATGTGGATGCTTTTGCACCCCGGCTTTCTTTCTTCTTCGCCTCTCACAACGACATCCTCGAGGAAGCCGCCAAGTTCCGGGCAGCCCGGCGCATGTGGGCCCGCATCATGCGCCACGAGTTCAATGCCAAAGACCCCAAGAGCTGGATGCTGCGCTTCCACACCCAGACCGGCGGCTCCACCCTCACCGCCCAGGAACCCCTCAACAACGTGGTGCGCACCGCCTACCAGGCCCTGGCGGCGGTGCTGGGCGGAACCCAGAGCCTGCACACCAACGCCTACGACGAGGCGCTGGGCCTGCCCACCGAGAAAAGTGCCTTGCTGGCCTTACGTACCCAGCAAATTCTGGCCTACGAGTCCGGCGTAACCCACGCCGTAGACCCCCTGGGCGGCAGCTTCTACGTGGAGCACCTGACCGATCAGCTCGAGGCCCAGGCCCAGGATTATCTGGATCAGATTGCCAAGCTGGGGGGTGCTGTAGCGGCGGTGGAGGCGGGATTTTTCCAGCAGGAGATCGAGGAGTCGGCCTGGGAGTTCCAGCGCCAGGTCGAGAGCGGCAAGCGGGTGATTGTGGGCGTCAATCAGTTCAACAACCCGGAGTCCCCCCTGAACGAACCCACCCCGGTACAAAAAATCAGCGATGAAGTCGGTAACCGTCGCAGAGCCCAGATACAGGCTTTCCGGGCCAGCCGAGATGGACAGTCGGTAGGCAATGCCCTGGAAGCCCTGCGCCAGGCGGCCAGGGGTCGGGATAATCTGATGCCTTACATCCTGGACGGTTTCCGTCGCCACGCCACCCTGGGCGAGATCTGTGGTGTTCTGCGTGAGGAGTGGGGGGAGTACCAGCCGTCTTACTGA
- the minD gene encoding septum site-determining protein MinD, whose protein sequence is MNARAIVVTSGKGGVGKTTTTANVGAALARLGEKVAVVDVDVGLRNLDVVMGLEGRVVYDLIDVIEGRCKLRQALIRDKRIEGLALLAASQTKDKESLDPEKFRQIVRALLEEEGFDRVLIDSPAGIEKGFQTAATPAEGALVVVNPEVSSVRDADRIIGMLEAREIRENFLVINRLRPKMVQRGDMLSVEDVVEILGIKPIGIVPEDEGVLISSNQGEPLVLKNGSGAGKAFVEIAQRVRGEEVPFAPLNDAPGFLGTLRRLFGGR, encoded by the coding sequence GTGAATGCCCGTGCGATTGTGGTGACATCGGGGAAAGGTGGCGTAGGCAAGACTACTACCACCGCTAATGTAGGTGCTGCATTGGCCAGGCTGGGCGAGAAAGTGGCTGTGGTGGACGTGGACGTGGGGCTGCGCAACCTGGATGTGGTGATGGGGTTGGAAGGCCGGGTGGTCTACGACCTGATTGACGTGATTGAGGGGCGCTGCAAGCTGCGCCAGGCCCTGATCCGCGACAAACGCATCGAGGGGCTGGCCTTGCTGGCGGCCTCCCAGACCAAGGACAAAGAATCGCTCGACCCGGAGAAGTTCCGCCAGATTGTGCGGGCCCTCCTGGAGGAGGAGGGCTTTGACCGGGTGCTGATTGACTCGCCGGCTGGTATCGAGAAGGGCTTCCAGACCGCAGCCACGCCTGCTGAGGGGGCCCTGGTGGTGGTAAACCCGGAGGTCTCGAGCGTGCGCGACGCCGACCGCATCATCGGGATGCTGGAAGCCCGCGAAATCCGCGAGAACTTCCTGGTTATCAACCGCTTGCGCCCCAAGATGGTGCAGCGCGGGGACATGCTCTCGGTGGAGGACGTGGTGGAAATCCTGGGCATCAAGCCCATCGGGATTGTGCCTGAAGACGAGGGGGTGCTAATTTCGTCCAACCAGGGCGAGCCGCTGGTGCTCAAGAACGGCTCTGGTGCTGGCAAGGCTTTTGTGGAGATTGCCCAGCGGGTACGGGGAGAGGAAGTGCCCTTCGCTCCCCTGAACGATGCACCGGGCTTTTTGGGGACGCTGCGCCGCCTGTTTGGGGGTAGATGA
- the minE gene encoding cell division topological specificity factor MinE, whose protein sequence is MMGWWPFGAKSSKDTLKDRLKVVLAYDRAHLSPGMVEQLKQDLLVVLKRYFPDEENLSIYVETFDDKMKLQADVPIPK, encoded by the coding sequence ATGATGGGCTGGTGGCCTTTTGGTGCGAAAAGCAGCAAGGATACCCTGAAAGACCGCCTCAAGGTGGTACTGGCCTATGACCGGGCCCACCTGAGCCCGGGCATGGTGGAGCAGCTCAAGCAAGACCTGCTGGTGGTGCTGAAGCGCTACTTTCCCGACGAGGAAAACCTTTCCATTTATGTGGAAACTTTTGACGACAAAATGAAGCTCCAGGCCGATGTGCCGATACCGAAGTAA
- a CDS encoding chromosome segregation protein ScpA: MITLTFDQFSGTPKELSEQVRKGKIAAKDLPVLSLAEQALAQVQALGLSERSELLPILAELVLFKLRAFARRPQVVLAEDEVEEPESAPAFLETLIALEEAITFLEQRSRERARVLPVPPSPLPKDRRLRPMPLQMLVRAVEPYARRAELRLEPETFGLREAWERLKGFLWSVRRALFGRLPFRTWSEQTVAFAALLEAKKQGEVELLQEQNFGALEVELKSNE; this comes from the coding sequence ATGATCACCCTCACCTTCGACCAGTTCAGCGGAACGCCCAAAGAGCTTTCCGAGCAGGTACGCAAAGGCAAAATTGCCGCCAAAGACCTGCCCGTGCTATCCCTGGCGGAGCAGGCCCTGGCCCAGGTGCAGGCATTGGGGCTTTCCGAACGGAGCGAACTGCTGCCTATCCTGGCCGAGCTGGTGCTCTTCAAGCTGCGGGCGTTTGCCAGGCGGCCCCAGGTGGTGCTGGCCGAAGACGAGGTAGAAGAACCCGAGAGCGCACCAGCTTTCCTCGAGACCCTGATCGCCTTAGAGGAGGCCATTACTTTCCTCGAGCAGCGCTCACGGGAACGGGCCCGGGTGCTGCCAGTGCCCCCTTCTCCCCTACCCAAAGACCGCCGCCTGCGCCCCATGCCGCTACAGATGCTGGTGCGGGCCGTGGAGCCCTATGCCCGGCGAGCCGAGCTTCGCCTCGAGCCCGAGACCTTTGGCCTGCGCGAAGCCTGGGAGCGACTCAAGGGCTTTTTGTGGAGTGTTCGCCGGGCTTTGTTTGGTCGCTTACCTTTTCGCACCTGGAGTGAGCAAACCGTGGCCTTTGCCGCCTTGCTGGAGGCCAAAAAGCAGGGTGAGGTAGAGCTCTTGCAAGAACAAAACTTCGGGGCGCTTGAGGTTGAGCTCAAAAGCAATGAATAG
- the trpS gene encoding tryptophan--tRNA ligase: MKRVFSGFQPTGDLHIGNYLGAMVNYIALGEKLGQDAIYCIVDYHAPTNPAAYDKDLLAQRTFDAALVNMAAGLNPDKVILFVQSHVPEHTELAWIFTTQTPYGDLTRMTQFKDKAAKLESVPAGLLMYPVLMAADILIYKADTVPVGDDQTQHLELTREIARRWNLEYGETFPEPQIYLNPNAPRVPGIDGKAKMSKSVGNTIGILEDEESIWAKIRTMPDDPARIRLSDPGDPERSVVFKFLQYFAPPELVQVLREEYRRRGIGTLVVKQLLMQEMMKTLRPIRERAEELRANPERVLDALEDGAAKARRIAQATMEEVREKFGLLRARGQRSGLREQGKVASK; the protein is encoded by the coding sequence GTGAAGCGCGTTTTTTCCGGCTTTCAGCCTACTGGCGACCTGCACATCGGCAACTACCTGGGCGCAATGGTCAACTACATCGCCCTGGGTGAGAAGCTGGGCCAGGACGCCATCTACTGCATTGTAGACTACCACGCCCCCACCAACCCGGCGGCCTACGACAAAGACCTGCTGGCCCAGCGCACCTTCGACGCGGCCCTGGTAAATATGGCGGCGGGCCTGAACCCGGACAAAGTAATCCTCTTTGTGCAGTCACATGTGCCCGAGCACACCGAGCTGGCCTGGATCTTCACCACCCAGACCCCCTACGGCGACCTGACCCGCATGACCCAGTTCAAGGACAAAGCCGCCAAGCTCGAGTCGGTGCCCGCAGGGCTGCTCATGTACCCGGTGCTGATGGCCGCCGACATTCTCATCTACAAGGCCGACACCGTGCCGGTCGGCGACGACCAGACCCAGCACCTGGAGCTCACCCGCGAAATTGCCCGCCGCTGGAACCTGGAGTACGGCGAAACCTTCCCGGAGCCACAAATTTACCTGAACCCCAACGCCCCCCGCGTGCCCGGCATCGACGGCAAGGCCAAGATGTCCAAAAGCGTAGGCAACACCATCGGGATATTGGAGGACGAAGAAAGCATCTGGGCCAAGATTCGCACCATGCCCGACGACCCCGCCCGTATCCGCCTCTCCGACCCCGGCGACCCCGAACGCAGCGTGGTGTTCAAGTTCTTGCAGTATTTCGCCCCGCCCGAGCTGGTGCAGGTGCTCCGGGAGGAATACCGCCGCCGGGGCATCGGCACTTTGGTGGTCAAACAGCTTCTCATGCAGGAAATGATGAAAACCTTGCGGCCCATCCGCGAACGGGCCGAGGAGCTTCGGGCCAACCCCGAGCGGGTACTGGACGCCCTCGAGGACGGCGCCGCCAAAGCCCGCCGCATCGCCCAGGCCACCATGGAAGAGGTGCGGGAAAAGTTTGGCCTGCTCAGGGCCAGGGGCCAGAGGTCAGGGCTTCGGGAACAGGGGAAGGTCGCCTCCAAATAA
- a CDS encoding amidophosphoribosyltransferase, with protein MSDPDELHEECGVLGLWSPEPLPVADLLQLGLFALQHRGQEAAGICVSNGKDLVIEKDLGLVTQVFDEARMQRLRIPAANLGIGHTRYSTTGSNLRFNAQPLNVRSSKGILAIAHNGNFVNALQIRQELLEHGAVFQTTNDTEVMINLIARYARLNLVEATARAMRELTGGFSVVLMDRHTVLALRDGNGVRPLVIGRLPNGGWVFASEPPALTLMGAEFVRDVRPGELVWVEQNQQPPLSPLVGERGRGIGGVQAELRSMQVLEPRPTPCAFEWIYFARADAQLDGIGTHESRIRMGERLAREAPAQADVVVPVPDSGIGAAIGYSRASGIPFDFGLHKNPYAGRTFIQPTQEMRDLKVRLKLAATPAVAGKRVVLVDDSIVRGTTSGRIVQLLREAGATEVHVRISSPPIKFPCYYGIDTAARKELVASTHSVEEIRALIGADSLAFLSEPGVREAIGGPVCLACFNGQYPAGQPEEEVRKEALETEGASIP; from the coding sequence TTGAGCGACCCTGACGAGTTGCATGAAGAGTGCGGCGTGCTGGGCCTGTGGTCGCCCGAACCCCTGCCGGTGGCCGACCTGCTGCAACTGGGGCTGTTTGCCCTGCAACACCGGGGCCAGGAAGCCGCCGGGATTTGCGTTTCCAACGGCAAGGATTTGGTGATTGAAAAGGATCTGGGCCTGGTCACGCAGGTCTTCGACGAAGCCCGCATGCAGCGCCTGCGCATCCCTGCGGCCAACCTGGGCATCGGGCATACCCGCTACTCCACCACCGGCTCCAACCTGCGCTTCAACGCCCAGCCCCTCAATGTGCGCAGCTCCAAGGGCATTCTGGCCATCGCCCACAACGGCAACTTCGTCAACGCCCTGCAAATTCGCCAGGAACTTCTGGAGCACGGCGCGGTTTTCCAGACCACCAACGACACCGAGGTGATGATTAACCTGATTGCCCGCTACGCCAGGCTCAACCTGGTGGAGGCCACCGCCCGGGCCATGCGCGAGCTGACCGGCGGCTTTAGCGTGGTGCTGATGGATCGGCACACCGTGCTGGCCCTGCGGGATGGCAACGGCGTGCGCCCCCTGGTGATTGGGCGCTTGCCCAATGGCGGCTGGGTCTTTGCCTCCGAACCCCCAGCGCTGACTTTGATGGGCGCCGAGTTTGTGCGCGATGTGCGGCCTGGCGAGCTGGTCTGGGTTGAGCAGAATCAGCAGCCACCCCTTTCCCCCCTGGTGGGGGAAAGGGGCCGGGGGATTGGGGGGGTACAGGCCGAACTGCGCTCCATGCAGGTACTCGAGCCCCGCCCCACCCCCTGTGCCTTTGAGTGGATTTACTTTGCCCGGGCCGACGCCCAGCTCGACGGCATCGGCACCCACGAATCCCGTATTCGCATGGGCGAACGGCTGGCCCGGGAAGCCCCCGCCCAGGCCGATGTGGTAGTACCGGTGCCGGACTCAGGCATCGGGGCGGCCATCGGCTACAGCCGCGCCTCGGGCATTCCCTTCGACTTTGGCCTGCACAAAAACCCCTACGCAGGCCGTACCTTCATCCAGCCGACCCAGGAGATGCGCGACCTGAAAGTGCGGCTCAAGCTGGCCGCCACCCCGGCGGTAGCGGGTAAGCGGGTGGTACTGGTAGACGACTCCATCGTGCGGGGCACCACCTCGGGGCGCATTGTGCAACTTTTGCGCGAGGCCGGGGCCACCGAGGTACACGTGCGGATCTCCTCGCCTCCCATCAAGTTTCCCTGCTACTACGGCATCGACACCGCCGCCCGCAAGGAGCTCGTGGCTTCCACCCACTCGGTGGAGGAAATTCGCGCCCTCATCGGGGCCGACTCGCTGGCCTTCCTGAGTGAACCCGGCGTGCGCGAGGCCATTGGCGGCCCGGTCTGTCTGGCCTGTTTCAACGGACAGTACCCGGCGGGGCAACCCGAGGAAGAGGTGCGCAAAGAGGCCCTCGAGACCGAAGGTGCGAGCATCCCGTAA